A window of Phragmites australis chromosome 15, lpPhrAust1.1, whole genome shotgun sequence genomic DNA:
gaggtATCTTGGCTCTTAAGTTTCATTGTTCATCACCGGTAATGCACTCATATCTACCATCGgagtattttggtttatttttcgcttcatccatcgaacggctatgacttcttcacgacttagcttcacctcgacacaagcttcgcgatgatgccacgtgaccTTCCAATCCTCCTGCGATTTTGTGACCAAACCGCGGAACCCTAGCATGCctttcaaagcgtgactagccgttACTTTCTTTGCCTCAAGCAAATACTTTgatgtcgatgcgtgtactccgtcttgcaatcttgaccgccggcaagtctttCCAGCTCCCGATttctcgggccaccttgtcacttacacctaCATTCCCTTTGTTTGACTTCGTCAATACGCCGCCTTCATCATCTTTCATCCCATACCTTACTCTACCTCCATTTGTACTGCTAGGATTATCATTGACTCTGCCCTGTCTCATCGATCGTCCAGTACCAAGCTCCCCACTTAGCCCGATCATCCCGTTGTCGATCGTCAAGTTACATCTATCATTTGCataccataagacaagcaaacgcatatctccaactccaactccagttaatccataatcaaaatgctcaattaaaacttcaaatcaattcaaagaACTTCCAAAAAGTTCCAATACATAGAAGAAGTTTACAGCTGAAAATATTATTCATCATTGATGAAAACACTGTTAAAGTGCGGACTCTTCGCAAAAATATTCAGATACTACGCAAAAGTACGGACTCTCCATAAAAATATACGGGCACTCCGCAAAAATATACAGACACTCTGCAAATCCCAGTTAACTCCAATTCTGCAAATTATCCGAACACATGTGCAGATCCTGCGCACACCCAAGCAATCGAAAActtgacaaaccaaatcgacaaccttatcattcactcatcacatataaaccaaggcacatttcaacttgatttctcataatTTATTCACTTTTATTATCCACCCTCATCATGTATCCTCCTAGTCTCAATACCGGCTGTAGATATAGAATCCattttaataattaaaataaagaagttagaagaaaaattagcagataatcttTTACTCTCTTTTTATATCTtatttaaaatcaaactacaatatTATTTCCAACGCATTCGTTCGGTAAAGCTCTTATGATATATCTACATCTTCGTAACTTAGTTTATACTTGGCGGTaacatatataatatttatgtttttttataatatacgGACACTTAGCCAATAAATTTTAACACGCGAGTGTTGCATCACAGTACGAGGCCACGGTCACGCCGCTCGCGCAGTAGTGCACACTACGTAGGTACAGCTTCCATCTCGCTTTCGTCGTCTCGTGATTCATAGGCGCCAGAGGTTAGATGGATTGTGTCGTATGGTTCGACAGTGATAACAGCGTCTTGTTTTAACAATTCGAATTCGGTAATGTGTTTTTTGATGAAAATTCGGTGATGTGTTTATCCAGGGCAAACTAAACACGCGAGTAGGTAGGTCTTTGCCTACTAATACGAATGTACCAGTTTGTTCAACGATGACTTTTATAGATTGATCGACCATTTCGCACTACGCCTCGATGCCACTGACGATCATAGGGAGCCCGTACTTAGGCCGTAGCGTGATCACGTCGGTCGGCGCGTGGACGTACTTCGGCGAGAGCGACAGCGAGAACCGCTGCAGGATCGCGGCGACCACGCCTCTCACCTCGATCATCGCGAAGTTCTGCCCGATGCACGCCCTCGGCCCGCTGGAGAAGGAGAGCAGTGCGCTGAGGTGCTTCGGCGCCTGCTTGGTGGCCCCGCCGTCGAACCTCAGCGGGCCGTTGAACTCGCCGGCGTCCTCGCCCCAGACCGCGGGAGGTCGCGGCTGCCCCTGCCATGACGCCGGCCACGGGGCGGTTGTAGCTTCTAGAGGTCGGGACTCGGGAGCGCCTTGCGCTACATGCCTGCCGCAGCAGCGCCGCGAGCTTGTCGGCACGGAACCTGAGGTCGGCACACGCGGCGCGGAAGCTCCATATGGCGACGCAATGCTCGGTGACCTCGTCAGTTAGCTGGATAGCGCACACCAGCATCGGCTTCACGCCATCCCTAAGCTCTCCCCATCCTCCCACTCGAGCATGATAAATCGGATGGTGTTGATGGCCTTGGACTCAAAACGATATGGATTCGACTCATTACACTTTATATTGGATTTGGAGTGAGCAATGGATTTTCTTTGGTAggatttgaattggatttcACTGTTTGGTTTTGGATGTACATCCAATCCCACCTGTACCCACGAGCGTATCTATCAATCTCGACAGGCGAAGAGATAACGTCGATTAAATACTAAAAATGGGAGAATCTTTCGTGCATGCATGGGTGACAGAGACACTTCGCTCTCCAAAGTCAGAATTCCGCTATCTTACGCAGAGACTTTTGGACATAGCGCATGTGATCCGTTGCTGTCTCGACTCGCGACCCGGTCTCTGCAGACGTCCAGCATGGCAGATGGCCATCGGCCGGTGTCAAGCTGACACGGCCTAACGACTGCAGTTGATGGTTAACAAAGATGCGATTTGGTGACTGTTAATGAAGTATATATTGTGCATGTGCCTACACGAACTAACATGAATCATGCTTTTGGTTGTGGAAACTCATTTCTTCAACTCAACAATTTAGATTCAATTTCAGTAGGAAAACGTGTTGTTACCCAGGAAAGCTGCAGGTTCTCCAAGCCATCCATCTGAACCTTCCGCGAAGCTGGCGAACAGAGACTTGATTTAGATTTGACGTTGCCTTGGTTTTCCAGAAACTTGCATCCGTCTCTGTTCAGTGTTCAGCCCGCAGCTGCTACGAGGACGTTGGAGTACTGATAGTTTGTATATTTCCTCTCATAAAATTTGGGCTCATAGTCCAATGACAAAGTCCTAGAAGAAGATCGAGCTGATCGGGGTTCGAGTTCTCAGTCTCGTATAAACCTTACCTTCAATGAAGGTcgtgaaaatagattttattattaaaaaaagaatttggACAACAAGAGAAGTTTAGAAGAATATTTTGGTCAAACTGAAAAACATTTAGCCTAACATTGGTGCAAAAGTGAAACTTTTTGTTCAACCTGCTGCCAGAGGAGGATCAGTGGAGGGGGGCTCTTCTTCGCAGCCAATGAAAGCACTCCTTAGCCCCCAAACAACTTTGTTTTTTTGCCATGGATGATGGAGAGAagatgaaaaaaagaagaagagaaagaaaagaggaggaagacatAGGTGTATGAGCCATTCTACCTGCTCCTCTGCACCCGCCATGCTGGAAAGTGAGACTTAGTGCGATCTACTCGGTGCCGGTGCAAAATGCAATTTACCCTTTACAAATATGCATCCTAGGACATCGAGGTTGAGCTTGAAGTGAAGGGCACTATTGAATCCGAGGATAAGGATTTAAGCTCCCTAGCTGTGACAATGGGCCACAAGTCATTGATGGGTCATGGCCAGATGGTTTTTGTGGTCAATTTGTTGTCCGAACCTCCGGTACTGTTTGAGAGAAAGTCGTGTGACTTCATTTTGAAGATGAGAAAGTTCCTTTTACTGATGATGGCAATAGCAAGCTTTCACGTTGTGTTGCTTCTGTTGAAGTTACGTTAATGGAAAGCTGAAAGTTTCTGTCAAGGCGCGGCAGGTTGATAACAACATTGAGGAAAAAGATGAGGTTTTCACGCCTTAGGAAGCCGATGGGAGGCTGGAAGCTGTGGGGAGAAAGAGGAGGTTTTTATGtttaagatcatctctaatcatatttttttatttcgttctctttctgatttctCTTCTCgttctatttattttttgtcaTCCTCAACGTTTTTTTCGAAGGGATTCGTCaaggaaaaagagagataatcccgtcctAGAGGGAATGGTTttgaaaatcccttcgtgacgaaAATTGTGAATAGAAATTATTGGAacactgaagggaacgaaaattccTTCGTTAAAAGATTATTATCCACGAAACGACTTGCTTGAGGATGGTCTAAGGAAAGCGGATGAAAGCTACTTGGAGAAAGAGGAGGTTCACACCTACAGAAGCCGATCGCTATGTGCAAAAAGAGGTGGATTTCACGCCTACCTAAAGAAGCCGATAGAAGCTATGGTATGCTTGACAATTGCTTATGTAAAATGGAAGTTACTGTTGCATGATTACGTGCAATAACCTTGCTTAGTGCTTACAAACGATTCACTTTGTTGTATGGAAAAATTGTTACTACTTATTGTTGTTATGCGCCTGAAAAGTTCTCCCTCCACACTCAACAAACCATGACCGTGCGATCTGCATACGAACTGTCGTTTCTTCAACCTCCAACTGCCTAGTAGCTTTTCTTCTCCGACCACTGCTTCGCTCCCCCACCCTATCCTCCATCATCTTCTCCGGCGTCCTCCCGCCGCCGAATCCGTGACAAACCATGTTCAATCCAACAATCAAGATTATATATATTCTCCTTACATGCGATTTATGTACAAATGAAATACATTACAAACCATGCGACAACAAATGAAGTAATGAACAAAACTTATCTAGAGTACAACGGAGTGGCAAACCATCTACCCAACGAAACCAAAATGTTGCTCCtggaagcatgcatgcatgacacgAGTAGGTGCACCTACACCCCCAGCCTCTTGAGGACCATGGGAAGACCGTACCTGGGCCGGAGCGTGAGCACGTCCATGGGCGCGTGCACGTACTTTGGGGACAGCTCGAGCGTGAACCTCTGCAGGATCATGGCGACCACGGCCTTGGCCTCGATCATCGCAAAGTTCTGCCCGATGCACGACCGCGGCCCGCTGGAGAAGGATAGCAGCGCGTTGGGGTGCTTCGCCGCCCTCGTCACCCCGTTCTCGAACCTCTCGGGCCTGAACTCGCCGGCGTCCTCACCCCAGACCTCCTTGTCGCGGTGGATCGTCGCGATCGGGATCGACAAGATCGCGCCCTCGGGCACCCGGAAGCCGCCGAGGTCGAGGTCCGAGCTCGCCTTCCGCTGTATCAGCAATACCGGGCCGTAAAGTCGAAGGGTCTCGAGGAGGAACATGTTGACTAGCCTGAGCTTGTTGAGCGCGTCGCCGGTGGGCACCTCGTCGCCGCACTCCCGCCGCACCTCCTCCCGGAGCTTGTCCTGCCACTCCAGGTGCGTGCTCAGCAGGAACGTGGCCCAGGTGAGCAGGTGCGAGGTGGTGTCGTGCCCCGCGAAGAAGAAGGTCTTGCACTCGTCGATGATCTCGTCCATGCTCAGGGCCGGGctctcgccgtgctccggcgcGCAGGCCTCCAGCATCAGCCCGAGCAGGTCGTTCCCGTATCCCACGGTGTCCTTGGTGGCGAGGCGGCTCTTGATGATGTCCATGAGCATTCCCCTCACCTGCTTGTCCAGCTTCCATGTCTTGAGGTTCTTCTCAGTTGGAAGGTACCTGAACCCTGGGACCTGGACATCGAAAACGGTGGAGAATGCGAGGAACTGGAGCTCCCTCTGCGCCAGAAAGACTTGTTTCCCCTCCTTGTAGCTGCTCCCGAACGCCGTGTGCGAGATCACGTCGGCGGTGAGCTCCTCGAACCGTCTGCTCAGTTCGACCTCCCCCTCGCCGCCCTTGGCCAGCTGTGCCTCCCACTCGGACATCATCGACTGAGCACAGTCAGACATGGTCGCCGTCATCATCTGACAcgtaaaataataaaaatggcTCAATAATTAGTTCAGAGAAAGCCCCACACGTACGTCTGACTTGAGAAACACAAGTCTAAACACAAGTCTAAGTACAACACGTCAACACGTGTTGGTTTTAAGTAGGTTCCCGGATAAACACTAACACTTGCGCGCGCTCCGTACAACCGTATGTGCGTACGTACCTTGAGCTTGTCCATGTCGAAGGCCGGGTGCACGACCTTGCGGTGACGCTTCCACTCGTCGCCGTCGGTGAGCACGAGCCCCTTGCCAAGCAGGCGGGAGATGTGCgggttcatgaggttcttgggATACAGGCCCGTGCGGTCAAAGAGCACCTGTTTCACCATGTTCACGTCCGCCAGGCACACGTTCGGCCTCGCGCCGGTCCAGTACACGAACGTTCGCCCTGCAAGCAGCCGCAGCACATGGCACATAAGAACACAACACGAGCTAACACAACGTAGTGCAGATCGGACGTCAAAGCAACAGGTGATCTGTCACGTACCGTAGAGCGGGATCCACTTGCGGAAGTGCGGCTGCACCATGGGGATGAAGTCGTGGTCGTCGACGTCCAGCGTGACGCCGGCGCCCGCGGCGCGGAGCCGCTTGATGTCGCCGAGGTTCCCGACGAAGAACTTGTAGTCCGGACCGCGCACGCCCTGCGCGCGGAGCTTCTTGGTGATGGCGTAGGGGCGCCACACCAGGTGCACCAGCGCGTTGAACGCCCACGACGCCAGCACCGCCGCAGCGGCCGCGGCCACCATCCAAGCCAAACCCATGGTCACCCTTTGCCGGCTCCGGACAGCTCGAATCTGCACACCGTGCCGCCGGGAAGGAAACTGTTTGACTGCTTGCTTGCCGGGTTGAGATTCTGAGACTGGTTTCGATGAGACTTGGAGAAGCTCGATCGTGTTTGTTTGCGTGGAATGGTGAGAGCTCCAAGCGGGATGGAGGAGGTATTTATATTGCGTTCTTGTGGCCGGTTTGACGTTCTAGATGGAGCCGTACGTGGAGCTGCAGCCGCTTGGCTGCTTGTGCTTGGTGGCCACGCGTGGGCTGTCGGGTCGAGAGGGCGAGGTGAGATCAGCGGTGATGTCTGCAATTTTTGCACCGACGTGCACCAGCTGCAACTCTCACATGCGCTTTTTGGCTGCACCCCTGAAGTCCACGTCGCCATGGATCGGAGAAGCCGCGTCGCGCTTGCGGCTTCTGGATGAACTAGCCACCTTTATCGATGCAGCTAGTGGTATGCGCGGGTGAGTGATTAGTTTCATCACGTTGCAGTGTTAGTATTCAAATCCTAATGAAACACGAACCACTTAGTGCAATGCGtggcatttttattttttaagtagagAAAGACCATACAAATACTTATTTTTTCATGCTTCCTAATCTTACGGCGGCTGAAATCGCACACTCAATTTCAAACCCTCGAGTAAACACTAGTGAGTTTACAGTAGGATGTAGGGTTCGGGATTTCGGGGTTCATCGGTGACTCCGGTGGTTAGAGAGCGGTTAGATGGCAATCGAACCGGTGGGAGACAACGGGGATGCCATAGGAGATGAGAGGAGATGGGTGGCGCGGGGCAGAGCAGCTGAGGAAGAGCATGAAGAACAATGCGCTGGAGATGGAATGTATAAGAATGTATTAAACCATCATATTGAGATTGGATGGTTTAGATTCAtcagctattttttttaaaaaaaaacaggtaATTGACGAATAGCATCCGCTTATCGataaaagaagaagatgctTGTGCGCTTATGGCTACTAAggataaaagaaaaagatgctTGTGCGCTTATCGATAAATCGCACTGGCCCGGTTGGAAAGGAATTTTTCACTAGCTCGTGTAGACGTATGTCTTATTAAATTTGTTCATTTTACATTGAAATTTGTACCGGATGATAGGTGAAaaagaaattataaaataaataagaagGTCAACAGATAAATAAATACGAAACGGATGAAAGAAGCAGATAATATATGTTATGCGTCTATAAATGCATGTGAAATTGCACTTTCAGGTTAGTGACTGCATCTATTCTGGAATCGCAAGAGCAATTCCATTTCTTGTCGAACGGATAAATACTTCTAGAAGGTGGCGGTAAAGGCTAAAGGGGCTGAGAAAAGAACGGCGCGTCGAGGCTAGCAGAACTGCAGTGCAGGTGCCTACCTGCTTCGAGCTCGTACAAATGCTGACCTAGTTTCTGATGCCATCCACGATTAGGACACTGGACACGGGGTCCTCTGCGGTAGGACTGGACCGGCAATGAACCGGTCATACCTCGGGTTCACTTCTCCATTCGTTTGTTCACCGGTCGAACCGGTGGTTCACTGGGTTAATTTCTTCCCTCTACTTTTCT
This region includes:
- the LOC133892990 gene encoding cytochrome P450 709B2-like: MLVCAIQLTDEVTEHCVAIWSFRAACADLRFRADKLAALLRQGQPRPPAVWGEDAGEFNGPLRFDGGATKQAPKHLSALLSFSSGPRACIGQNFAMIEVRGVVAAILQRFSLSLSPKYVHAPTDVITLRPKYGLPMIVSGIEA
- the LOC133893159 gene encoding cytochrome P450 709B2-like — translated: MGLAWMVAAAAAAVLASWAFNALVHLVWRPYAITKKLRAQGVRGPDYKFFVGNLGDIKRLRAAGAGVTLDVDDHDFIPMVQPHFRKWIPLYGRTFVYWTGARPNVCLADVNMVKQVLFDRTGLYPKNLMNPHISRLLGKGLVLTDGDEWKRHRKVVHPAFDMDKLKMMTATMSDCAQSMMSEWEAQLAKGGEGEVELSRRFEELTADVISHTAFGSSYKEGKQVFLAQRELQFLAFSTVFDVQVPGFRYLPTEKNLKTWKLDKQVRGMLMDIIKSRLATKDTVGYGNDLLGLMLEACAPEHGESPALSMDEIIDECKTFFFAGHDTTSHLLTWATFLLSTHLEWQDKLREEVRRECGDEVPTGDALNKLRLVNMFLLETLRLYGPVLLIQRKASSDLDLGGFRVPEGAILSIPIATIHRDKEVWGEDAGEFRPERFENGVTRAAKHPNALLSFSSGPRSCIGQNFAMIEAKAVVAMILQRFTLELSPKYVHAPMDVLTLRPRYGLPMVLKRLGV